The following coding sequences lie in one Miscanthus floridulus cultivar M001 chromosome 9, ASM1932011v1, whole genome shotgun sequence genomic window:
- the LOC136479316 gene encoding uncharacterized protein has protein sequence MPLVTTSLEKVVAFLDQVIHRFGIPNSIITDLGTQFTGNAFWDFYDERSIVAKYVLVAHHRANGQVERANGTILDALKKRMYRENDKAPERWLKELPAVVWVSEHSLVTIQGYHHTLWFMALRQCSQQI, from the coding sequence atgcccctggtcacgACATCTTTAGAAAAGGTTGtcgcattcctcgaccaggtcatccaccgcttcggcatacctaatagcatcatcactgatctgggtactcagttcactgggaacgctttttgggacttctacgatgaaaggagcatagtagcaAAATACGTCTTAGTGGCACACcatagagctaatggacaggtcgagcgggcaaacggtacaatcctggatgcacttaagaagaggatgtacagagagaatgacaaagctcctgaaagatggctcaaagagttaccagccgtggtctgggtcTCAGAACACAGCCTAGTCACAATACAGgggtatcaccatactttatggtttatggcgctgaggcagtgctcccagcagatatag